The following are encoded in a window of Flavobacterium psychrotrophum genomic DNA:
- a CDS encoding homocysteine S-methyltransferase family protein, whose protein sequence is MSVYKAINERILVLDGAMGTMLQRYNFTEDDFRGSRFKDFPHPLKGNNDLLTLTQPEAIKDVHRQYFAAGADIVETNTFSGTTIGMADYHMEDLVYELNYESARLAREVADEFTTANPERPRFVAGSIGPTNRTASMSPDVNDPGYRAVTFDDLLIAYKEQVKALIAGGSDILLVETIFDTLNAKAALFAIEEVKDELGIDIPIMVSGTITDASGRTLSGQTVEAFLISISHIPLLSVGFNCALGADQLKPYLKRLAHNTQFSVSAHPNAGLPNAFGQYDQTPEEMQVLIKEYLDDNLINIIGGCCGTTPEHIKLIAAVASQYQPRKTEVTA, encoded by the coding sequence ATGTCAGTATACAAAGCTATCAATGAAAGGATACTCGTGCTCGACGGAGCCATGGGTACCATGCTGCAGCGCTATAATTTTACCGAAGACGACTTTAGGGGTAGCCGCTTTAAGGACTTCCCTCACCCGCTTAAGGGCAATAATGACCTTTTAACGCTTACACAACCCGAGGCAATAAAAGACGTACACCGACAGTACTTTGCCGCCGGTGCCGATATTGTAGAAACCAATACCTTTAGCGGTACTACTATAGGCATGGCCGATTACCACATGGAAGATTTGGTTTATGAACTTAATTATGAGTCGGCGCGCCTGGCACGCGAGGTGGCCGATGAATTTACAACAGCCAACCCGGAGAGGCCGCGTTTTGTAGCTGGTTCTATAGGCCCCACTAACCGTACTGCCAGCATGAGTCCCGATGTAAACGATCCCGGTTATCGTGCCGTAACGTTTGATGATTTGCTTATTGCGTATAAAGAACAGGTAAAAGCGCTTATTGCCGGCGGTTCAGACATACTTTTGGTTGAAACCATTTTTGATACGCTTAATGCCAAGGCTGCCCTTTTCGCCATCGAAGAAGTTAAAGATGAACTGGGTATTGACATCCCAATCATGGTAAGCGGAACCATTACCGATGCTTCCGGGCGCACATTAAGTGGGCAAACCGTAGAGGCATTCCTTATATCCATATCGCACATTCCGCTATTAAGCGTAGGCTTTAACTGTGCCCTGGGTGCAGACCAGCTAAAGCCCTACCTAAAAAGGCTGGCACATAACACGCAGTTTAGCGTTTCGGCACACCCTAATGCGGGCTTACCAAACGCCTTTGGTCAGTACGACCAGACTCCCGAAGAAATGCAGGTATTAATCAAGGAATACCTTGACGACAACCTTATCAATATAATAGGCGGCTGCTGCGGCACTACGCCTGAACACATAAAATTAATTGCTGCCGTTGCCTCGCAATATCAGCCCCGAAAAACTGAGGTAACCGCATAA
- a CDS encoding DUF6367 family protein → MKTFKSHLNASQADERNHFHIIIVRNTAETENGDEGVWTDSGVMDYWKRLEKPGSDNSKQHLHIARKKNVNTILRKISWHSNGPKSDKVAFNNNLNGVDSAKNIAKAVINLPEDKVLNVVPNENAAELLGGIDYLPTKARIFVFSIADKA, encoded by the coding sequence ATGAAAACATTTAAATCGCACCTTAACGCATCTCAGGCGGATGAAAGAAACCACTTTCATATTATAATAGTACGTAATACAGCTGAAACAGAAAATGGAGATGAAGGCGTATGGACTGACAGCGGTGTGATGGACTACTGGAAAAGATTAGAAAAACCAGGTTCTGATAATAGTAAGCAGCACCTCCATATAGCGCGTAAAAAGAATGTGAATACTATATTGCGAAAGATATCATGGCATTCAAACGGACCAAAGAGCGATAAAGTAGCGTTTAATAATAACCTTAATGGGGTGGACAGCGCAAAAAATATAGCCAAAGCAGTTATAAACCTGCCCGAAGATAAAGTGCTGAACGTTGTGCCTAATGAAAATGCTGCTGAACTGTTAGGCGGAATTGATTATTTGCCTACTAAAGCCAGGATTTTCGTGTTTTCAATTGCAGATAAGGCGTAG
- a CDS encoding OsmC family protein — protein MKAPSINVLGYTGQNSQFVVKTSNADLRINQSTQYVPQTPNPYEYILAGFAGCINALGQIVAVELGIALKSLQIEITGNLTGSQKERPGFDSIEITLKPAAAAPLATLQKWMKEVQFRSPVYENLVNNTPVSLSLYEDAAVV, from the coding sequence ATGAAAGCACCATCTATCAACGTACTGGGCTACACAGGCCAAAACAGCCAGTTTGTAGTAAAAACATCAAACGCCGATTTGCGCATTAACCAGAGCACACAATATGTACCGCAAACACCTAACCCGTATGAATATATACTGGCAGGTTTTGCAGGCTGTATTAACGCACTGGGGCAAATTGTGGCTGTAGAGCTGGGTATTGCCTTAAAGTCGTTACAGATAGAAATTACGGGCAACCTTACCGGCTCCCAAAAAGAACGCCCCGGCTTTGATAGTATCGAGATTACCCTGAAACCGGCGGCTGCGGCACCGCTTGCCACACTTCAAAAATGGATGAAAGAAGTGCAGTTTCGCAGCCCGGTTTATGAAAATTTAGTAAATAACACACCCGTAAGCCTTAGCCTCTATGAGGATGCTGCGGTAGTATAA
- a CDS encoding alpha/beta fold hydrolase, with protein sequence MPDVKNIILPYWQLESGKELQLVTLSYQAFGPKIGTAPIIVVNHALTGNSNVSGTNGWWNDLIGNAKTIDTRHFTVIAFNTPGNGYDGIAQNLIHDYMDVTAEDVAKLFWQGLNILGVGKLFALIGGSLGGGIAWHMAALEPERTEHLIPIATDWKATDWVVANTLVQERILNNSTNPIADARLHAMLLYRTPQSLQQRFNRKNLDGIYDIELWLDKHGKKLENRFTLPSYKLMNQLLRTIDITRKKNFLAAAKRIKAKVHLIAVDTDLLFTADETQITYVSLKAAGVSVTYNEIRSVHGHDAFLIEHLQLGRIFKPVFEENYTKFHEESAKEHKV encoded by the coding sequence ATGCCTGACGTAAAAAATATAATACTCCCCTACTGGCAACTGGAAAGCGGCAAGGAACTGCAATTGGTTACGCTGTCATATCAGGCCTTTGGCCCGAAAATTGGCACTGCCCCCATAATTGTGGTAAACCATGCACTTACCGGAAACAGTAATGTTAGCGGCACTAATGGCTGGTGGAATGACCTTATTGGCAATGCAAAAACTATTGACACACGCCATTTTACAGTCATTGCCTTTAACACTCCGGGAAACGGTTATGATGGCATTGCACAAAACCTCATCCATGATTATATGGATGTGACGGCTGAAGATGTTGCTAAGTTATTCTGGCAGGGACTTAACATTTTGGGTGTAGGCAAGCTCTTTGCGCTCATCGGCGGAAGCTTGGGTGGTGGTATTGCCTGGCACATGGCCGCACTTGAGCCTGAACGTACCGAGCACCTTATCCCGATTGCTACAGACTGGAAAGCCACCGACTGGGTTGTTGCCAACACACTTGTACAGGAGCGGATATTAAACAATAGTACCAACCCCATTGCAGATGCACGCCTGCATGCCATGCTGCTGTACCGCACACCACAGTCGCTGCAACAACGCTTTAACAGGAAAAACCTGGATGGCATTTATGATATAGAACTTTGGCTCGACAAGCATGGTAAAAAACTCGAAAACCGTTTTACGCTTCCCAGCTACAAGCTTATGAACCAACTGTTACGCACTATAGATATTACACGCAAAAAGAATTTTCTGGCTGCGGCCAAAAGGATAAAGGCAAAAGTGCACCTGATAGCTGTAGATACCGATTTGCTTTTTACGGCCGATGAAACCCAGATTACCTATGTTTCGCTTAAAGCTGCAGGAGTAAGCGTTACCTATAACGAAATACGATCAGTACACGGGCATGATGCTTTTTTAATAGAACACCTGCAGCTTGGACGAATATTCAAGCCTGTGTTTGAAGAGAATTACACAAAGTTTCACGAAGAAAGCGCAAAGGAACACAAAGTTTGA
- a CDS encoding O-acetylhomoserine aminocarboxypropyltransferase/cysteine synthase family protein codes for MSTQKFSTAALHAGHDVTKNGGTRAVPIYQTTSYVFNNAEHAANLFGLAEPGFIYTRLNNPTNDILEQRLAALEGGIGAVVTASGTAALTTALLVLLKAGDHIVASNSLYGGTYNLFNVTLPRLGITTTFVDPADAKNFTNAAQENTRVFFAESLGNPKLDVLDLKAISAEAKAFKVPFIVDNTVPTPYLLNPIAHGADIVIHSLTKYITGNGTSLGGAIVDAGNFDWSSGKFPEFTEPSAGYHGLVYHEALGPAAFIAKVRIEGLRDFGAALSPFNAFQTIQGLETLQVRIEKHSKNAQALAEWLETRDEVAWVNYPGLKSSKYNDLANEYLPNGKSGLVTFGLKAGFEAAKKVADETRLFSLLANIGDTKSLIIHPASTTHQQLNDEQQEATGVTKDLIRLSVGIEDIEDLKADLQAVFEKIGIPVGV; via the coding sequence ATGAGCACACAAAAATTTTCTACAGCAGCACTACACGCAGGTCACGATGTAACTAAAAATGGCGGAACCCGCGCTGTGCCTATCTACCAGACCACATCATACGTTTTTAATAATGCTGAGCACGCAGCTAACCTTTTTGGCCTTGCAGAACCCGGCTTTATCTATACCCGGCTTAATAACCCTACTAACGATATACTGGAGCAGCGCCTTGCAGCGCTTGAAGGTGGTATTGGCGCAGTAGTAACAGCATCGGGCACTGCCGCGCTTACCACAGCCCTGCTTGTATTGCTTAAGGCAGGCGATCATATTGTAGCCAGCAACAGCCTGTATGGCGGCACTTACAATCTGTTTAATGTAACCCTGCCCCGCCTTGGTATTACCACAACTTTTGTAGATCCGGCAGATGCCAAGAATTTTACCAATGCCGCACAGGAAAACACCCGCGTGTTCTTTGCAGAGTCATTAGGCAACCCTAAACTCGATGTACTCGACCTGAAAGCCATTTCGGCAGAAGCCAAAGCATTCAAAGTACCATTTATTGTAGACAATACAGTACCTACCCCCTACCTGCTTAACCCTATTGCCCACGGTGCAGACATCGTAATACACTCCCTTACAAAATATATTACCGGAAATGGCACATCGCTGGGTGGTGCTATTGTAGATGCCGGAAACTTTGACTGGAGCAGCGGTAAGTTTCCTGAATTTACTGAGCCTTCTGCCGGATACCACGGTCTTGTTTACCATGAAGCTTTAGGCCCTGCAGCCTTTATTGCAAAAGTACGCATAGAAGGCCTGCGCGATTTTGGCGCAGCATTGAGTCCGTTCAATGCATTCCAAACCATACAGGGACTTGAAACACTACAGGTACGTATTGAAAAACACAGCAAAAATGCACAGGCATTGGCCGAATGGCTCGAAACCCGCGACGAAGTAGCATGGGTAAATTACCCAGGGCTAAAATCGAGCAAGTATAATGACCTGGCTAACGAATACTTGCCTAACGGCAAAAGCGGACTGGTAACCTTTGGCCTGAAAGCCGGCTTTGAAGCCGCTAAAAAAGTAGCCGACGAAACTAGGCTGTTCTCATTACTGGCAAACATAGGCGATACCAAGTCGCTCATAATTCACCCGGCCAGCACCACGCACCAACAGCTTAATGATGAGCAACAGGAAGCAACGGGCGTTACAAAAGACCTTATCCGGCTATCTGTAGGTATTGAAGATATCGAAGACCTTAAAGCAGATTTGCAGGCGGTGTTTGAGAAGATTGGTATACCTGTTGGGGTTTAA
- the metK gene encoding methionine adenosyltransferase, with translation MAYLFTSESVSEGHPDKVADQISDALIDNFLAFDPESKVACETLVTTGQVILAGEVKSKTYLDVQSIAREVIRKIGYTKSEYMFEANSCGVLSAIHEQSQDINQGVDRASKEEQGAGDQGMMFGYATNETDDYMPLALNLSHKLLQELAVLRRENSEITYLRPDAKSQVTLEYDDDNKPVRIDAIVISTQHDDFDEEPAMLAKIKKDIVEILIPRIIKNNPQYAHLFNDAIQYHINPTGKFVIGGPHGDTGLTGRKIIVDTYGGKGAHGGGAFSGKDPSKVDRSAAYATRHIAKNLVAGGVADEILVQVSYAIGVAKPMGIYINTYGTAKVNLTDGEIAKKVEAIFDMRPYFIEQRLKLRNPIYSETAAYGHMGRTPEVVTKTFTSPGGEVKTLEVELFTWEKLDYADKVKEAFAL, from the coding sequence ATGGCATATTTATTTACGTCAGAGTCCGTGAGTGAAGGGCATCCTGACAAAGTTGCTGACCAGATCTCAGACGCACTTATTGATAACTTCTTAGCATTCGACCCCGAAAGTAAAGTAGCCTGCGAAACCCTTGTAACAACAGGACAGGTAATACTTGCCGGTGAGGTAAAGAGCAAAACATACCTTGATGTGCAAAGCATTGCACGTGAGGTAATACGCAAAATTGGCTACACAAAAAGCGAATATATGTTTGAGGCCAACTCATGTGGGGTGCTTAGCGCAATACATGAGCAAAGCCAGGATATTAACCAGGGTGTAGACCGCGCAAGCAAAGAAGAGCAGGGTGCGGGCGACCAGGGTATGATGTTTGGTTACGCAACAAACGAAACCGACGATTATATGCCGCTGGCACTAAACCTGAGCCATAAATTGCTACAGGAACTTGCTGTGCTTCGTCGTGAAAATAGCGAGATTACATACCTGCGTCCTGATGCTAAAAGCCAGGTAACGCTGGAGTATGATGATGATAACAAGCCGGTGCGCATTGATGCTATTGTAATATCTACACAGCACGATGATTTTGATGAAGAGCCTGCTATGCTTGCCAAGATCAAAAAAGACATCGTAGAAATTCTTATACCACGCATTATTAAAAACAATCCGCAGTATGCGCATTTATTTAATGATGCTATACAATACCACATTAACCCTACAGGTAAGTTTGTAATAGGCGGACCTCACGGCGATACAGGCCTTACGGGCCGTAAGATCATTGTAGATACTTATGGTGGTAAAGGTGCTCATGGTGGTGGCGCTTTCTCGGGTAAAGACCCAAGTAAGGTAGACCGTAGTGCGGCTTATGCTACACGCCATATTGCTAAAAACCTAGTAGCGGGGGGTGTTGCAGATGAGATACTTGTACAGGTGTCTTACGCTATTGGTGTGGCTAAGCCTATGGGTATTTACATCAATACTTACGGTACTGCAAAGGTAAATCTTACCGATGGTGAGATTGCCAAAAAAGTAGAGGCTATATTTGATATGCGCCCTTATTTTATAGAGCAACGCCTTAAATTACGTAACCCTATTTACAGCGAAACGGCTGCTTACGGGCACATGGGCCGCACGCCAGAGGTGGTTACTAAAACCTTTACATCGCCGGGTGGTGAAGTAAAAACGCTGGAAGTTGAGTTGTTTACATGGGAAAAGCTTGACTATGCTGATAAAGTAAAAGAAGCCTTTGCGCTTTAA
- a CDS encoding prephenate dehydratase, whose protein sequence is MKITATETATTVATKIAIQGIKGSFHHQVAGAWFGADAPLDECMSFPALVQSLVTKASGLGIMALENSIAGSIIPNYALIDNNNLHIIGEHYLNISMNLMALPGQTLADITEIHSHPMALLQCTNFFAQHPHIKLVESADTAESARYIRENNIGGIAAIGSAMAAEMFGLAVLAEAIHNIKNNQTRFVIVKTQNNVLPIEEIDKASVKFVLDDTPGSLATVLNVMNNCKLNLTKIQSMPIAETPFKYSFFVDVVFEKYKHYQKAKAIIELMTTEFKVLGEYKKGQQ, encoded by the coding sequence ATGAAAATAACAGCAACAGAAACCGCTACCACGGTAGCGACAAAAATAGCCATACAAGGCATAAAAGGGAGTTTTCACCACCAGGTGGCAGGCGCATGGTTTGGAGCCGATGCACCGCTGGATGAGTGCATGTCATTCCCTGCGCTGGTGCAGAGCCTGGTAACAAAAGCGTCTGGGTTGGGCATTATGGCGCTGGAAAATTCCATAGCCGGTAGTATCATCCCTAACTATGCGCTTATTGATAACAACAACCTGCACATTATTGGCGAACATTACCTCAATATCAGCATGAACCTTATGGCATTACCGGGGCAAACGCTGGCTGATATTACAGAGATACATTCGCACCCTATGGCGTTGTTGCAATGCACTAATTTCTTTGCGCAGCACCCACACATTAAGCTGGTAGAAAGTGCTGATACTGCCGAAAGTGCCCGCTACATCCGTGAGAATAATATAGGTGGTATAGCCGCGATAGGAAGTGCTATGGCAGCAGAAATGTTTGGTCTTGCGGTATTGGCAGAAGCCATACATAATATTAAAAATAACCAGACGCGCTTTGTTATTGTTAAGACGCAAAACAATGTATTGCCGATAGAAGAAATTGATAAGGCATCGGTAAAATTTGTGCTTGATGATACGCCCGGCAGCCTTGCTACGGTGCTTAATGTAATGAATAACTGCAAGCTGAACCTTACCAAGATACAAAGCATGCCCATAGCCGAAACACCTTTTAAATATTCATTTTTTGTAGATGTGGTTTTTGAAAAGTATAAACATTACCAAAAGGCAAAAGCGATTATAGAACTGATGACAACCGAGTTTAAAGTACTTGGCGAATATAAAAAAGGACAACAATGA
- a CDS encoding pyridoxal phosphate-dependent aminotransferase, whose amino-acid sequence MIVPAKRLDEVKEYYFSGKLREVRQMVAEGKKVINMGIGSPDLPPSQTVLDAISGSFTDAKAHEYQSYQGLPELREAIAAFYQNHFSVNLNPANEILPLMGSKEGIMHISMAFLNEGDKVLIPNPGYPTYTSATKLVGAVPVFYTLSEANNWEPDFEALEQQDLSDVKLMWVNYPHMPTGAKGSKAMFQKLVDFAKKHNILLINDNPYSFVLNTDQFSIFQANGSRDVALELNSLSKTFNMAGWRVGMVLGNPELIDAVLKVKSNMDSGMFYGIQKGAIAALNSGVAWFEKLNETYSKRRELIFKLADNLGCTYDKNTAGLFVWAKLPAGIANAEAYVDSILYDKHIFLTPGTVFGSAGEGYVRFSLCAPEETIKEAIDRF is encoded by the coding sequence ATGATAGTACCTGCAAAACGCCTTGATGAGGTAAAAGAATACTACTTCTCAGGCAAATTAAGGGAAGTGCGCCAAATGGTTGCCGAAGGTAAAAAGGTAATAAATATGGGGATAGGTAGTCCTGATTTACCGCCGTCGCAAACGGTACTTGATGCCATTTCAGGTTCATTTACTGATGCTAAAGCCCATGAATACCAAAGCTATCAGGGGCTGCCGGAGTTGCGGGAAGCCATTGCGGCGTTTTATCAAAACCATTTTAGTGTAAACCTAAATCCGGCGAATGAGATACTGCCGCTTATGGGCAGCAAAGAGGGAATTATGCACATTAGCATGGCTTTTTTAAACGAAGGTGATAAGGTGCTCATTCCTAATCCGGGCTATCCCACTTATACTTCAGCAACAAAGCTGGTAGGCGCAGTACCGGTATTTTATACTCTGAGCGAAGCCAATAATTGGGAGCCTGATTTTGAGGCGTTGGAACAGCAGGATTTAAGCGACGTAAAACTAATGTGGGTCAACTACCCACACATGCCCACAGGTGCTAAAGGCAGTAAGGCGATGTTTCAAAAGCTGGTTGATTTTGCTAAAAAGCACAACATACTTTTGATAAACGACAATCCGTACAGTTTTGTACTGAATACAGATCAGTTCTCGATTTTTCAGGCAAACGGTTCGAGGGATGTGGCTTTAGAACTTAATTCGCTAAGCAAAACCTTTAATATGGCCGGCTGGCGTGTGGGTATGGTACTTGGTAACCCCGAACTTATTGATGCTGTGCTTAAAGTAAAAAGCAATATGGATAGCGGTATGTTCTATGGCATACAAAAAGGAGCCATTGCTGCACTAAACAGTGGTGTAGCATGGTTTGAAAAACTGAATGAAACCTACAGTAAAAGGCGCGAGCTTATTTTTAAACTTGCCGATAACCTTGGCTGTACATATGATAAAAATACAGCCGGATTGTTTGTTTGGGCAAAACTACCCGCAGGCATAGCAAACGCCGAGGCTTATGTAGACAGCATACTGTATGATAAACACATCTTTCTTACGCCGGGCACGGTGTTTGGCAGCGCAGGAGAAGGCTATGTGCGTTTTTCGCTATGCGCGCCGGAGGAAACGATTAAGGAAGCAATTGATAGGTTTTAA
- a CDS encoding prephenate dehydrogenase has product MNVLIIGLGLIGGSLALDIKKAFPEAKISGIDANEKHVEEALLLGVIQHAATMDDVPQADWVIVAIPVNHIVTVLPQVLDRVKEDAIVFDAGSTKAAICKAVENHLRRRNFIATHPIAGTEFSGPSAAIHGLFDGKTNIICEVERTAFKLQEKALELFKVLGMRIRYMDPVSHDTHIAYVSHLSHISAFMLGKTVIEKEKDERDIFDMAGSGFASTVRLAKSSPTTWASIFSENKENVSEALRLYIANLQNFQQLLEKEDFEGIFLEMENTNKIKDILNGIK; this is encoded by the coding sequence ATGAACGTACTCATAATAGGACTAGGATTAATAGGCGGTTCACTGGCACTGGACATTAAAAAGGCATTTCCGGAGGCTAAGATTTCGGGTATTGATGCGAATGAAAAACATGTGGAGGAAGCGCTTTTGCTGGGCGTAATACAGCATGCCGCCACAATGGATGATGTGCCACAGGCTGACTGGGTTATTGTAGCCATTCCTGTAAACCATATTGTAACAGTACTGCCGCAGGTATTAGACAGGGTTAAAGAAGATGCCATTGTTTTTGATGCAGGTTCTACTAAGGCAGCTATTTGCAAGGCGGTAGAGAACCATCTGCGCAGGCGGAATTTTATTGCTACGCATCCCATTGCAGGAACAGAGTTTAGTGGTCCGTCGGCAGCAATACACGGTTTGTTTGACGGGAAAACGAACATCATTTGCGAGGTAGAACGCACAGCTTTTAAGCTTCAGGAAAAAGCTTTGGAGCTGTTTAAGGTTCTTGGTATGCGCATCCGTTATATGGATCCCGTTTCGCACGATACGCACATAGCTTATGTCTCACACCTTTCGCACATCAGTGCGTTTATGCTTGGCAAAACCGTAATTGAGAAAGAAAAAGACGAACGCGATATTTTTGATATGGCGGGCAGTGGTTTTGCCAGTACGGTAAGGCTTGCCAAGAGTTCGCCCACTACATGGGCCAGTATCTTTAGCGAGAATAAAGAGAATGTATCTGAAGCCTTGAGATTGTACATTGCCAACTTGCAAAATTTTCAGCAATTGCTGGAAAAAGAAGACTTTGAAGGGATATTTCTGGAGATGGAAAACACCAATAAAATAAAAGACATACTGAACGGCATTAAATAG
- a CDS encoding bifunctional 3-deoxy-7-phosphoheptulonate synthase/chorismate mutase type II, protein MENSTALRTWLDDFKLDHPLVIAGPCSAETEDQVLKIAHELKDSDVSIYRAGIWKPRTRPGGFEGVGAIGLKWLQKAKAETGLLMATEVANATHVKLALEHDIDVLWIGARTTVNPFAVQEIADALAGTDKIVLVKNPVNPDLALWLGGVERLYNAGIKKLGVIHRGFSTYEKTKYRNIPEWQLAIELQNKFPDLPLICDPSHITGRRDMIQEVSQQALDLNYDGLIIETHTDPDNAWSDAAQQVTPTKLKQIFEDLRVRKEIGTDADYDKRMAALRVNIDEYDAKLLEILGKRMQVAGQIGALKKEFNVAVLQNKRWNEILDKMTAQGIDKGLGKEFIVDIFKAIHQESISQQEKVINC, encoded by the coding sequence ATGGAAAATAGCACCGCGCTTCGCACCTGGTTAGACGATTTTAAATTAGACCACCCACTGGTAATAGCCGGCCCATGCAGCGCCGAGACTGAAGACCAGGTTTTAAAAATAGCCCATGAGCTTAAAGATAGCGATGTAAGCATTTACCGCGCCGGTATCTGGAAGCCCCGTACCCGTCCGGGTGGTTTTGAGGGCGTAGGTGCCATTGGGCTTAAGTGGCTGCAAAAAGCAAAAGCTGAAACCGGACTGCTTATGGCAACCGAAGTAGCTAATGCTACCCACGTAAAACTTGCTTTAGAACATGATATCGATGTGCTGTGGATAGGTGCGCGTACTACCGTAAACCCATTTGCGGTGCAGGAAATTGCCGATGCACTGGCAGGGACCGATAAAATAGTATTGGTTAAAAACCCGGTTAACCCAGACCTTGCCCTGTGGCTGGGTGGCGTAGAACGCCTTTATAACGCAGGCATCAAAAAGCTTGGGGTTATTCACCGTGGGTTTTCTACTTACGAAAAAACTAAATACAGGAATATACCGGAATGGCAACTGGCTATTGAACTTCAGAATAAGTTTCCGGACCTGCCGCTTATTTGCGACCCAAGCCATATTACCGGCCGTCGCGATATGATTCAGGAAGTGAGCCAGCAGGCGCTTGATCTTAACTACGATGGACTTATCATCGAAACCCATACCGATCCGGATAATGCATGGAGTGATGCGGCACAGCAGGTAACGCCTACAAAACTTAAACAAATTTTTGAAGATCTGCGCGTGCGTAAAGAAATAGGCACCGATGCCGATTATGATAAGCGCATGGCGGCACTACGTGTTAATATTGATGAGTATGATGCAAAGCTGCTGGAAATACTGGGTAAGAGGATGCAGGTTGCAGGCCAGATAGGAGCCCTTAAAAAAGAGTTTAACGTAGCTGTTTTACAAAACAAACGCTGGAATGAAATACTGGATAAGATGACGGCACAGGGTATAGATAAAGGCCTGGGCAAAGAATTTATTGTAGATATTTTTAAGGCAATACACCAGGAAAGTATAAGCCAGCAGGAGAAAGTGATTAATTGTTAA